A single genomic interval of Lewinellaceae bacterium harbors:
- a CDS encoding 1-acyl-sn-glycerol-3-phosphate acyltransferase, whose amino-acid sequence MDEHLDFESLAPYQDKDVRPVLNELKKHQAFLDMLRFVDTEAPQEKLLQLIDGISTIRDFQHRVVKPWLQHFFRQTIDELTCSGLDTLEKGQTHLFISNHRDIILDSAILNLSLNDHNLPTAEIAIGDNLLKSSMVRAITRLNKIFTVVRDAPPREMYRHALRLSAYIRDRVAAKKSSIWLAQAEGRAKDGNDTTQQGLVKMLNLSNEGSFEEGFRPLRIRPMSLSYEYDPCDRFKLRELLAKAEGRKYDKKENEDYLNIETGIIEYKGRVHLCIQPELQDEIDGLADIANINDKATALAARIDRSIYRSYRLFDNNYIAYDLLHETNLWKEHYSKEKKEEFMAYVDKLCGGYPPMAREILLKKYAYPLINRQKAEREPPEAD is encoded by the coding sequence ATGGATGAACACCTCGACTTTGAAAGCCTCGCCCCGTACCAGGACAAGGACGTCCGGCCGGTGCTCAATGAGCTCAAAAAGCACCAGGCGTTTTTGGATATGTTGCGTTTCGTGGATACGGAGGCGCCGCAGGAGAAACTGCTGCAACTCATCGATGGCATCAGCACCATCCGGGATTTTCAGCATAGGGTCGTCAAGCCCTGGCTGCAGCATTTCTTCCGGCAAACCATCGATGAACTCACCTGCTCCGGATTAGATACACTAGAGAAGGGACAGACGCACCTTTTTATTTCCAACCACCGGGACATCATCCTCGACTCGGCCATACTGAACCTGTCTCTGAATGACCACAACCTGCCAACGGCGGAAATCGCCATCGGCGACAACCTGCTGAAATCCAGCATGGTACGGGCCATCACGCGGCTCAATAAAATCTTTACTGTCGTGCGGGATGCACCGCCTCGGGAAATGTACCGGCATGCCCTCCGCCTATCCGCCTATATCCGGGACCGGGTTGCCGCAAAAAAGAGCTCCATCTGGCTGGCCCAGGCGGAAGGCAGGGCCAAGGATGGCAACGACACTACCCAGCAGGGGCTGGTCAAAATGCTTAATCTGAGCAATGAAGGCAGCTTCGAGGAAGGCTTTCGGCCCCTGCGCATCCGCCCTATGTCCCTCTCCTACGAATACGACCCCTGCGACCGTTTCAAATTGAGAGAACTGCTGGCTAAAGCGGAAGGCCGGAAATACGACAAAAAAGAAAATGAAGATTACCTGAATATCGAAACCGGCATCATAGAATACAAAGGCCGGGTGCACCTCTGCATACAGCCGGAGTTACAGGACGAGATCGACGGGCTGGCCGACATCGCCAATATCAATGACAAGGCCACCGCGCTGGCTGCCAGGATCGACCGGTCCATTTACCGTTCCTACCGCCTGTTCGACAACAATTACATTGCATACGACCTGCTGCACGAGACGAATCTGTGGAAGGAGCATTACAGCAAAGAGAAGAAGGAGGAATTTATGGCCTATGTGGATAAGCTATGCGGAGGGTATCCGCCAATGGCCCGGGAGATCCTGCTGAAAAAGTACGCTTATCCTTTGATCAACCGGCAGAAGGCGGAAAGGGAACCGCCTGAGGCCGATTAA
- a CDS encoding T9SS type A sorting domain-containing protein has translation MKSMPLFLILIFSLHLNAQWQAYEPALPETVGVYDLRIAEGDENVVAAVAMKYAVTANSYNWQPTDRLIFTKTHDGGNTWQSGTIPMGVEPYASNICPVNANLLWASGTDIDYASWVVRSTDGGQSWERFLENGFRDANSYVNFVHFWDEQNGIAVGDPAKSSIEPVPFYEIYTTTDGGQHWARTPSANIPPQQLSEFGVAGRYFVAGNTVWFSTINSANFEGLRLFRSADRGLHWTASASPAVEWFSFADGLYGIGAEHVNSNAVSLRLTTDGGTTWMDLPSLNMGWMSSLAMIPGSRYILATMRTSNIAPPFKTILSTDLGQSWQEIGDGSELACNAQFASPTVGYAGEWQPANHPTRMYQYAGSPLSGLLSGKPLDAELTVFPNPASDFASVQVKTAQPLDFLLLLNDAQGRLVERQVFQKTDSFSASLGLQALPAGWYTLTVSTREGVVVRKVLKQ, from the coding sequence ATGAAATCCATGCCTCTTTTCCTCATCCTGATATTCAGCCTGCACCTCAACGCCCAGTGGCAAGCCTACGAGCCCGCCCTGCCAGAGACGGTGGGCGTCTACGACCTCCGTATTGCCGAAGGAGACGAGAACGTGGTGGCCGCCGTTGCCATGAAATACGCCGTCACGGCCAACAGCTACAACTGGCAGCCGACGGACCGCCTCATTTTTACGAAAACCCACGATGGCGGCAATACCTGGCAGAGCGGTACGATCCCAATGGGCGTCGAGCCTTACGCCAGCAACATCTGCCCGGTCAATGCCAACCTTCTCTGGGCCAGCGGAACGGATATTGACTACGCCAGCTGGGTCGTGCGCAGCACTGACGGAGGGCAGTCCTGGGAGCGTTTTCTCGAGAACGGTTTCCGCGATGCCAATTCCTATGTCAATTTCGTGCATTTCTGGGATGAGCAGAATGGCATCGCCGTAGGCGACCCCGCAAAATCTTCCATCGAACCGGTCCCGTTTTACGAAATCTACACTACCACAGATGGCGGGCAGCACTGGGCCCGCACCCCGAGCGCCAATATTCCGCCGCAGCAGTTAAGTGAATTTGGCGTAGCCGGAAGGTATTTCGTCGCCGGCAACACCGTATGGTTCAGCACCATCAACAGCGCCAACTTCGAGGGGCTACGGCTGTTCCGATCCGCCGACCGGGGTTTGCACTGGACCGCATCCGCAAGCCCTGCCGTAGAGTGGTTTTCCTTTGCCGATGGGTTGTATGGAATCGGTGCAGAACATGTCAACAGCAACGCCGTCAGCCTCCGGCTCACCACCGACGGCGGCACGACCTGGATGGACCTACCCTCGCTCAACATGGGCTGGATGTCATCGCTTGCCATGATACCGGGCAGCCGTTATATCCTCGCCACCATGCGCACCAGCAACATCGCCCCGCCATTCAAAACCATCCTCAGCACCGACCTGGGGCAGTCCTGGCAGGAGATCGGTGACGGCTCGGAGTTGGCCTGCAATGCGCAATTCGCCAGCCCCACCGTCGGTTACGCCGGGGAATGGCAGCCGGCCAACCACCCGACCCGGATGTACCAATACGCGGGCAGCCCGCTTTCCGGCCTCCTTTCGGGTAAGCCACTCGACGCCGAGCTGACGGTTTTCCCCAACCCTGCTTCCGACTTTGCTTCGGTGCAGGTAAAAACGGCGCAACCTCTTGATTTTCTGCTGCTGCTCAATGATGCGCAAGGCAGGCTCGTGGAGCGGCAGGTTTTTCAAAAAACGGATTCTTTTTCCGCTTCGCTCGGCCTGCAGGCGCTGCCGGCGGGTTGGTACACGCTGACGGTGAGCACGAGGGAGGGCGTGGTGGTTAGGAAGGTTTTGAAGCAGTGA
- a CDS encoding T9SS type A sorting domain-containing protein → MAIRYREDRISGEDFSLITQAIPNRINYFDGIVCDMFPINIQNITSTDDSNGEEYITVVYPNPASDFIHLDLIDGQGSRANIYNSAGGLVLSRELANGPKIEISKLPAGVYFLILDNNGKLSRSRFMKM, encoded by the coding sequence ATGGCAATCCGTTACCGGGAGGATAGGATCTCTGGAGAAGATTTCAGCCTCATTACCCAGGCCATTCCAAACCGAATCAATTATTTTGACGGTATAGTCTGTGATATGTTCCCCATCAATATTCAGAATATTACTTCTACTGATGATTCCAATGGTGAAGAATATATAACAGTAGTTTATCCAAACCCTGCTTCAGATTTTATCCACCTGGATCTTATTGATGGACAAGGTAGTCGGGCAAATATTTATAATTCGGCGGGTGGCCTTGTCCTGTCCCGGGAATTGGCCAATGGCCCAAAGATCGAAATCTCCAAATTGCCGGCGGGGGTATATTTTTTGATACTGGATAATAATGGAAAGTTGTCCAGAAGCAGATTCATGAAAATGTAG